In the Alligator mississippiensis isolate rAllMis1 chromosome 7, rAllMis1, whole genome shotgun sequence genome, one interval contains:
- the LOC132251673 gene encoding olfactory receptor 14I1-like, with translation EFLLLGFSDALGLQILHLATFLIIYLAALIGNLLVITLIAVDSHLHTPMYFFLLNLSILDIGSISVIVPKSMANSILKTRLISYSGCVTQAFFFLFFITADLAILTIMAYDRYIAICKPLHYATVMNRRACLQMAATTWSTTLLYSALHTGNTFRLPFCHSNIVNQFFCEVPQLLRISGSEVFTSEIQILISSACLGLVCIAFIFVSYIQIFTTVMRVPSEQGRHKAVSTCLPHLIVVSLLGSTGLIAYVKPTSESPSALDLIVSVLYSMIPPMMNPVIYSMRNKDIKAALW, from the coding sequence gagttcctactcctggggttctccgatgccctgggattgcagatcttgcacttggccacttttctgataatatacctggcagccctgattggcaatctccttgttatcacgctcatagccgttgacagccacctccacaccccgatgtacttcttcctcctcaatctgtccatcctcgacattggatccatctctgtcattgttcccaaatccatggccaattccataCTGAAAACCAGACTGATTTCTTATTCTGGATGTGTCACACaagcttttttcttcctcttcttcattaCAGCAGACCTTGCCAttctcaccatcatggcttatgaccgatacatcgccatctgcaaaccactgcactacgcgacagtgatgaacaggagagcttgtctgcaaatggcTGCCACAACCTGGAGCACAactcttctgtactctgccctgcacacagggaacacctttaggctgcccttctgccactccaacatcgtcaaccagttcttctgtgaagtcccccagctccttaggatctctggctcggaggtgtttactagtgaaattcagattcttaTCTCTAGTGCATGTTTAGGTCTTGTTTGCATTgcgtttatatttgtgtcttatattcagatattcactactgtaatGAGGGTCCcttctgagcagggccggcataaagcagtttccacctgtcttccTCACCTCATTGTCGTCTCCTTGCTCGGTAGCACTGGTCTGATTGCCTATGTGAAGCCCACATCTGaatccccatcagctctggacctcatagtatctgttctctattccatgatcccaccaatgatgaatccggtcatctacagcatgagaaacaaggacatcaaagcagcactatgg